The Sulfurimonas hydrogeniphila genome includes a window with the following:
- a CDS encoding FAD-dependent thymidylate synthase — translation MEEMYGIKYTKPEVVLLQDTGIGVAETAARTCYDSFGNSENEIVQEIEKVLPDTKMCESLNNIEESQLLDDLAWTYFHHSILEHANLSYLIRSTSRGVLQEHARHRIQAISVRSTRYTMSSLINAFVAAKHSGEKEFFIEKVLGFDMFVTADEAYNRLEISAMYDKLDFQSKKVDNFYELAVAKSSLPLLKEFQGKPQKLYDALQTGKKKRNVGDAFKHIITDNVKVDMVVTFNLRSLKNYLTLRDSGAAYFQIRWLAQEMMKVTPKKYLDLIIKKK, via the coding sequence ATGGAAGAGATGTATGGCATAAAGTATACGAAGCCAGAAGTTGTTTTGCTGCAAGATACCGGTATTGGTGTAGCAGAAACAGCTGCGCGTACATGTTATGACAGTTTTGGCAACAGTGAAAATGAGATTGTTCAAGAAATTGAAAAGGTGCTTCCTGATACGAAAATGTGTGAATCTTTGAACAATATAGAAGAGTCACAGCTGCTTGATGATTTGGCATGGACCTATTTTCACCACTCTATTTTGGAACATGCAAATTTGAGTTATCTTATTCGCTCAACAAGCAGAGGGGTTTTACAAGAACATGCAAGACACCGCATACAGGCAATCAGTGTAAGAAGTACACGATATACAATGAGCTCGCTTATCAATGCTTTTGTTGCTGCAAAACACTCAGGAGAGAAAGAATTTTTTATAGAAAAGGTTTTGGGTTTTGATATGTTTGTCACTGCCGATGAAGCCTATAACAGACTTGAAATCAGCGCAATGTATGATAAGCTTGATTTTCAGTCAAAAAAAGTAGACAATTTTTATGAACTTGCTGTTGCAAAAAGTTCTCTTCCTCTTTTGAAAGAATTTCAAGGCAAGCCCCAAAAACTTTATGATGCTCTGCAGACCGGAAAAAAGAAGAGAAATGTAGGCGATGCTTTTAAACACATCATTACAGACAATGTCAAAGTTGACATGGTAGTGACATTTAATCTCAGAAGTTTGAAAAACTATCTTACATTACGCGACAGCGGTGCTGCCTATTTTCAAATACGCTGGCTGGCTCAGGAGATGATGAAAGTCACTCCAAAAAAATATCTTGATTTGATTATCAAGAAAAAATAG
- a CDS encoding protein-L-isoaspartate(D-aspartate) O-methyltransferase: MDRITATKTARLAEECSTQFPLSEEVKKAIAATNREAFVPAGFRHNAYKLDALPIGANQYISSPLTVAKMTEYLFPRGADRVLEIGCGSGYQAAVLSHLFRGVFTIERIESLILEAKKRFRELGINNVHARTDDGQNGWIQYAPYDRILFSATAKEIPKKLFEQLAEGGILVAPLQKGNKQVITRFIKNGEYIEEEELEECDFVPILDGVLK; this comes from the coding sequence TTGGACAGAATAACAGCGACAAAAACAGCCCGTCTGGCAGAAGAGTGTAGTACACAGTTTCCTTTAAGCGAAGAAGTAAAAAAAGCGATTGCTGCTACAAACAGAGAAGCCTTTGTGCCGGCAGGATTTAGACACAATGCCTATAAACTCGATGCTTTGCCTATAGGGGCTAATCAGTATATCAGTTCTCCTTTGACTGTTGCAAAAATGACGGAATACCTTTTTCCGCGTGGAGCAGACAGGGTTTTGGAAATAGGCTGCGGAAGTGGATATCAGGCAGCCGTTCTTTCCCATCTGTTTCGCGGGGTTTTTACCATAGAGCGCATAGAATCTTTGATACTTGAAGCAAAAAAAAGGTTTCGAGAACTTGGTATAAATAATGTCCATGCCCGTACAGATGACGGACAAAACGGCTGGATTCAGTATGCGCCTTATGACAGAATTCTTTTTTCTGCAACAGCGAAAGAGATTCCAAAAAAACTTTTTGAACAGTTGGCTGAGGGGGGAATTCTTGTTGCTCCTTTGCAAAAAGGAAACAAACAGGTTATTACCCGTTTTATAAAAAACGGGGAGTATATTGAAGAAGAAGAGCTTGAAGAGTGTGATTTTGTTCCGATACTTGATGGGGTGCTCAAGTAG
- a CDS encoding carbon-nitrogen hydrolase family protein has protein sequence MMTSNTAEYSLCSLLFETTQSYENNLQTLLALITQTEKNTIIVAPEVCLTSYDYERMDAMLAFAPRATEALKKVSHDKIIVLTMLEEKEGKVYNFAKVFYNGEVVFQRAKAKLFKFGDEDKYMHAGSEEDFKIVEVAGIKLAVFVCFELRFKELWQKSEGADVIAVPSWWGELRTEHFKILTQALALMNQCYVVASDSANKECTAMSGIITPQGEAFRNTNKSCLKMQYRKKEIKLMRRYMDVGIE, from the coding sequence ATGATGACTTCTAACACTGCCGAATACTCTTTATGCTCTTTGTTGTTTGAAACAACACAGAGTTATGAAAATAATTTACAGACACTTTTGGCACTTATTACACAAACAGAAAAAAATACCATTATAGTTGCACCTGAAGTGTGTTTGACTTCTTATGACTATGAGCGTATGGATGCAATGCTTGCTTTTGCGCCACGGGCTACTGAGGCACTGAAAAAAGTTTCTCATGACAAAATCATTGTTTTGACAATGTTAGAAGAAAAAGAGGGGAAAGTCTATAACTTTGCCAAAGTTTTTTATAACGGAGAAGTGGTGTTTCAAAGAGCAAAAGCCAAACTTTTTAAATTTGGTGATGAAGACAAATACATGCACGCAGGCAGTGAAGAAGATTTTAAAATAGTGGAAGTTGCCGGTATTAAGTTAGCCGTGTTTGTTTGTTTTGAACTGCGTTTTAAAGAACTGTGGCAAAAATCAGAAGGGGCCGATGTTATTGCCGTGCCTTCATGGTGGGGAGAATTGCGTACAGAGCATTTTAAAATTTTGACACAGGCACTGGCCTTGATGAATCAGTGCTATGTTGTGGCAAGTGACAGTGCAAATAAAGAGTGCACGGCAATGAGCGGTATTATCACCCCGCAGGGTGAAGCCTTCAGAAACACAAACAAGTCTTGTTTGAAAATGCAGTACAGGAAAAAAGAGATAAAACTAATGAGAAGATATATGGATGTGGGGATAGAATAA
- a CDS encoding ribonucleotide-diphosphate reductase subunit beta, whose amino-acid sequence MNRKQIYNPDSTENVNDRKVFGGNPTGIFELNNIKYQWAYNLWEMMLNNTWFPKEVDMTRDVNDYKQLTDAEKTAYDKALSQLIFMDSLQTNNLIDNVNPYVTAPEINLILVRQSFEEALHSQSYAVMVDSISTNSEEIYDLWRRDMMLKHKNDTIAAVYQELAKNPTDTNFVKACFANQILEGIYFYSGFTYIYTLARSGKMLGSAQMIRFIQRDEVTHLVLFQNLINTLRKERPDLFTDELRADVIEMFKEAVKLETEWGKYITQGQILGLTDGIVEQYIQYLADDRLNSVGFDKLYNVSNPIKWVDDFAKFNDQKTNFFEGTVTNYSKGSLSFDDDF is encoded by the coding sequence ATGAACAGAAAACAGATATATAACCCTGACTCAACTGAAAATGTTAATGACAGAAAAGTCTTTGGCGGAAATCCGACAGGTATTTTTGAACTCAACAACATTAAATACCAATGGGCATATAATCTGTGGGAGATGATGCTCAACAACACATGGTTTCCAAAAGAAGTTGATATGACACGGGATGTCAATGATTACAAACAACTCACGGATGCTGAAAAAACGGCTTATGACAAAGCGCTTTCGCAACTTATTTTTATGGATTCACTCCAAACAAACAATTTAATAGATAACGTAAATCCTTATGTGACTGCCCCTGAGATAAATCTTATTTTGGTGCGCCAGTCTTTTGAAGAGGCTTTGCACTCACAAAGTTATGCTGTGATGGTTGACAGCATCTCTACAAACTCGGAAGAGATATATGATCTGTGGCGCAGAGATATGATGCTCAAACACAAAAATGATACGATTGCCGCTGTCTATCAGGAGCTGGCAAAAAATCCGACAGATACAAATTTTGTCAAAGCATGTTTTGCAAATCAGATACTTGAAGGCATCTATTTTTACAGTGGTTTTACCTACATCTATACACTGGCACGTTCGGGAAAAATGCTCGGTTCCGCACAGATGATTCGTTTCATTCAGCGTGATGAAGTGACACACCTGGTACTGTTTCAAAATTTAATCAATACCTTAAGAAAAGAGCGACCGGATCTTTTTACTGATGAACTCAGAGCCGATGTAATTGAGATGTTTAAAGAGGCTGTCAAGCTTGAGACCGAGTGGGGCAAATATATCACGCAGGGACAGATTTTAGGTTTGACAGATGGGATTGTTGAGCAGTATATTCAGTATCTCGCCGATGACAGATTAAACTCTGTCGGTTTTGACAAGCTGTACAATGTCTCCAACCCTATTAAATGGGTAGATGACTTTGCAAAATTCAATGACCAGAAAACAAACTTCTTTGAAGGCACTGTAACAAACTACTCAAAAGGCAGCCTTTCATTTGATGATGACTTCTAA
- a CDS encoding hydrolase, translating into MNFKPSILLKNRHVQTVYASLFRRVLVKNFEIETFTLSDGDFLECYWKKIDNHTKMSPVVILFHGLAGSYKSPYIQGTVKELKEAGFSSVVMHFRGCSGKQNLKPRSYHSGDTQDAFEFIQAVSKRYPRAKIFAVGFSLGANMLLKLLGEKRSTCKLTTAVAVSAPMLLDKCATHINKGFAKFYQKILLKDLKRDLEKKYESFNMQQIISLQQNEIKKLKNFWEFDNVYTAPIHGFCSAQEYYTKSSSRQFLKFISVPTLVIHAKDDPFMPPDILPKYNEISSAVELEVSEFGGHVGFVSGSIFRPQYWAEKRVVSFFKTFLQQEVQKDI; encoded by the coding sequence ATGAATTTCAAACCATCTATTTTATTAAAAAACAGACATGTACAAACTGTCTATGCCAGCCTCTTTCGAAGGGTTCTTGTCAAAAATTTTGAGATAGAAACATTCACCCTCAGCGACGGAGATTTTCTCGAATGTTACTGGAAAAAGATTGATAATCATACAAAAATGTCTCCTGTTGTCATACTTTTTCACGGATTGGCAGGTTCTTATAAGTCTCCCTATATTCAAGGAACAGTAAAAGAACTCAAAGAAGCGGGATTCAGCAGTGTAGTCATGCATTTCAGAGGCTGTTCGGGCAAGCAGAATCTCAAACCAAGATCATACCACAGCGGTGATACACAGGATGCTTTTGAATTTATACAGGCTGTTTCAAAAAGATATCCCCGGGCAAAGATATTTGCGGTCGGATTTTCACTCGGTGCAAATATGCTCCTGAAACTTTTAGGAGAGAAACGCTCTACATGTAAACTTACTACCGCTGTTGCTGTATCTGCACCGATGCTTTTAGACAAATGTGCCACACACATAAATAAAGGCTTTGCAAAATTTTATCAAAAGATTTTATTAAAAGATTTAAAAAGAGACTTGGAAAAGAAATATGAATCTTTTAATATGCAACAGATTATTTCTTTGCAGCAAAATGAGATAAAAAAATTAAAAAATTTTTGGGAATTTGACAATGTCTACACAGCCCCTATTCATGGATTTTGCTCTGCACAGGAGTATTATACGAAATCCAGCAGCAGACAGTTTTTAAAATTCATATCAGTTCCAACACTTGTTATTCATGCGAAAGATGATCCCTTTATGCCTCCTGATATATTGCCAAAATATAATGAAATATCATCTGCTGTTGAATTGGAAGTCAGTGAATTTGGAGGACATGTGGGGTTTGTGTCAGGAAGTATTTTCCGCCCTCAATATTGGGCGGAAAAAAGAGTTGTCAGTTTTTTTAAAACATTTTTGCAGCAAGAGGTTCAAAAAGATATTTGA
- the typA gene encoding translational GTPase TypA, with protein sequence MQKIRNIAVIAHVDHGKTTLVDGLLEQSGTFGSHEQHDERAMDSNDIEKERGITILSKNTAIRYKDYKINIIDTPGHADFGGEVERVLKMVDGVLVLVDAYEGVMPQTKFVVKKMLALGKMPIVVINKIDKPSADPERVVDEMFDLFADMGATDEQQDFPIIYAAARDGMAKMDMDDPDGDFECIFETIINKIPEPEGDAQNPLQAQVFTLDYDNYVGKIGISRIFNGTVHKGDNVMLAKADGEMVKGKISKLIGFHGLNRMEIEEAEAGDIVAFAGMETVDVGDTIADPVNPVALDPMHVEEPTLTVVFAVNDSPLAGKEGKHVTSNKLRERLEFEMNTNVAMRLEVVGEGKFKVSGRGELQITVLAENMRRENFEFSISRPEVITKEINGVKCEPFEHLVIDVPEDLSGTVIERLGKRKAEMKSMLPMGQGFQRIEFEIPARALIGFRGQFLTDTKGEGVMNHSFLEFRPFSGEVESRSYGALVSMTSGSTLAFSLFGIQDRGVLFIGVQTEVYEGMIIGEHSRSNDLVVNPIKGKAQSNVRSSGADEAIKLVPPRDMSLERALEWIEDDELLEVTPKNIRIRKKFLTESERKRHARK encoded by the coding sequence ATGCAAAAAATTAGAAATATAGCCGTTATCGCTCACGTTGACCACGGTAAAACTACACTGGTTGATGGGCTCTTGGAGCAATCCGGTACATTCGGTTCTCACGAACAACATGATGAAAGAGCGATGGATAGCAATGACATCGAAAAAGAGCGTGGTATTACGATTCTTTCAAAAAATACAGCTATTCGTTACAAAGATTATAAAATCAATATTATAGATACTCCGGGCCACGCCGATTTTGGTGGGGAAGTTGAACGTGTTTTAAAAATGGTAGATGGTGTTTTGGTACTTGTTGATGCCTATGAAGGTGTTATGCCTCAAACAAAATTTGTTGTGAAAAAAATGCTGGCACTTGGTAAAATGCCGATTGTCGTTATCAATAAAATTGACAAACCTTCAGCAGATCCTGAGCGTGTTGTAGATGAAATGTTTGACCTTTTTGCAGACATGGGTGCAACAGACGAACAGCAGGATTTTCCTATTATCTATGCTGCTGCCCGTGACGGTATGGCAAAAATGGATATGGATGATCCTGATGGTGATTTCGAGTGTATTTTTGAAACAATCATCAATAAAATTCCTGAACCGGAAGGTGATGCACAAAATCCTCTGCAGGCACAGGTATTTACACTTGATTATGACAACTATGTCGGTAAAATCGGTATCAGCCGTATCTTCAACGGTACTGTACATAAAGGCGACAATGTTATGCTTGCAAAAGCTGACGGCGAAATGGTCAAAGGAAAAATCTCCAAACTTATAGGTTTTCACGGACTGAACCGTATGGAAATCGAGGAAGCGGAAGCGGGAGATATCGTTGCATTTGCAGGAATGGAAACTGTTGATGTTGGAGACACGATTGCCGATCCTGTAAATCCTGTTGCACTTGATCCTATGCATGTTGAAGAGCCGACACTGACTGTTGTTTTTGCCGTAAATGATTCTCCTTTGGCCGGTAAAGAAGGCAAACACGTTACATCAAACAAGCTTCGTGAAAGACTTGAGTTTGAGATGAACACAAATGTTGCCATGCGTCTTGAAGTTGTCGGCGAGGGTAAATTCAAAGTTTCCGGCCGTGGTGAACTTCAAATTACAGTACTTGCCGAAAATATGCGTCGCGAAAACTTTGAATTTTCAATTTCGCGTCCGGAAGTTATTACCAAAGAGATTAACGGTGTGAAATGTGAACCTTTTGAGCATTTGGTGATTGATGTTCCGGAAGATTTAAGCGGTACGGTTATTGAGCGTTTGGGAAAAAGAAAAGCGGAAATGAAATCAATGCTGCCAATGGGACAGGGTTTCCAACGTATAGAGTTTGAAATTCCTGCGCGTGCACTTATCGGTTTTAGAGGGCAGTTTTTGACAGATACAAAAGGTGAGGGTGTAATGAATCACTCTTTCTTGGAATTCCGTCCGTTTTCAGGTGAAGTTGAATCACGTTCATACGGTGCACTTGTTTCCATGACATCCGGTTCTACACTGGCTTTCTCGCTTTTTGGTATTCAAGACCGCGGTGTTCTTTTTATCGGTGTGCAGACAGAAGTGTATGAGGGTATGATTATCGGTGAGCATTCACGTTCAAATGACCTTGTGGTAAATCCTATTAAAGGAAAAGCACAGTCAAATGTCCGTTCAAGCGGTGCAGATGAGGCGATTAAACTTGTTCCGCCTCGTGATATGAGTTTAGAGCGTGCATTAGAGTGGATAGAAGATGACGAACTTCTGGAAGTGACTCCGAAAAATATTCGTATCCGTAAGAAATTTTTAACAGAGAGTGAAAGAAAACGTCACGCACGCAAATAA